A single window of Gossypium hirsutum isolate 1008001.06 chromosome A10, Gossypium_hirsutum_v2.1, whole genome shotgun sequence DNA harbors:
- the LOC107960256 gene encoding uncharacterized protein, whose amino-acid sequence MDFVSGLPLTFTKKDSIWVIVDRLTNSVHLIPVKTDFSLPKLAKLYISEIVRLHGVPVSIISGRDPWFTSRFWQKLYEALGSRLDFSTMVPFEAIYGRKCCNPLSWTELDKLRVLGPELISETKDKIRFAWKNVLKFGRKGKLSPQFTMPYRILKQVGLVAYQLELPLKLDRIHDAFHVLMLRRYRSDPTHIAPVEEIEVRLDLTFEEEPVQILDCDVKVLHRNFIPLVKVLRWNHSTEEAT is encoded by the exons atggattttgttagtggaTTGCCCTTAACAttcactaagaaggattctatttgggtcatcgtggatcggttGACCAATTCTGTACACTTAATTCCTGTTAAGACAGACTTCTCTTTACCGAAGTTGGCTAAACTTTACATCTCAGAGATAGTAAGACTACATGGGGTTCCAGTGTCGATTATCTCCGGTAGGGATCCTTGGTTTACTTCTCGATTTTGGCAGAAACTTTATGAGGCTTTGGGTTCACGACTTGACTTCAGTACt atggtaCCTTTCGAGGCAAtttatggtcgtaagtgttgCAACCCTTTGAGCTGGACTGAATTGGATAAGCTACGTGTTCTGGGTCCGGAGTTGATTTCAGAGACTAAGGATAAGATCCG tttcgcctggAAGAATGTTCTGAAGTTCGGACGTAAGGGTAAGCTGAGTCCCCAGTTTACTATGCCATATCGGATTCTGAAGCAAGTTGGGCTAGTCGcgtatcagttggagttacctctaaAGTTAGATCGTATTCATGATGcttttcatgttttgatgttgAGAcgttaccgctctgatcccacacaCATTGCGCCTGTGGAGGAAATTGAGGTTAGACTAGATTTGACGTTCGAGGAAGAGCCAGTTCAAATTTTGGATTGCGACGTCAAAGTTCTGCATAGGAATTTTATTCCCTTAGTGAAGGTGCTGCGgtggaatcatagcactgaggaggcaaCTTGA